GTTAAAAGAATATGCCCGTGCAGCGATCGCGCGCCGGACAGACCTGAATGAGGATGTGCAGGAAGCGCTGATTAAGTCGTCTTCTGAACAAGGTGTTACCAACCTTGTCCGAAATGACAGAATAGAAATGCCTGAGAAAAACTGCAGCATCTTGGTGCGCAGATTTCAGGATAATGTGCGGGTGATGGATCAGTTCTCGGCTCGTAATGATTTACCGCTGATTATTATCGAAAAGATTGTGAATAAAGTCTCCACCCACTGTCGGAATATGCTTGTTGAAACATATTCTATTCAGAATGTGGTGGCGGATGAGTTGGCTGAAAATACTCAGTTTGAAGCTATGTGGCAGAAAGTAGCCGGGGCTACAGCAAGCCAGATCCACGGCTATGTAACAGATTTAAGAGATGAAAGACGGCTTAATCATCCACTGACTATCAAAGTGGCAAATCGCGGGTGTTTAACATTCCTTGAAAGCGCACTTGCGCTTGAAGCGGGTTTGCCAACTGGGCGGGTGAAGGAAATGCTCAGTCTTGAAGATCAAGCTGCATTTGTTCGTCTGATGCAGATGGCAAATGTTGATAAGAAGTATGCACCTCAATACTTGAAGATTGCGAAGGCAAACTATTTGCCGGAAGGTAAAAAAGCGGCATAACTTTATACTGTGTAAGGGTTTGAAGTGTAAAACTGGATAGAGAAAAATTTTATCCAATGATTCAGCTTTTATAAAGTTAAAGAATGCCATACTTTGTTTCGGAACATTGAATGTTCCGGATGTTTTGGAGCGGGTTAATGAGTTTAAACACTGTAGACATTGTAAATGCTGCAACGCTTGAGAAGGTTGTTCTTGCCAAGCGTATTTCTGCATTTTTACGTGATGAGCACTCTGAAGAAGAGCGCGCTACAGTGGAAAATGTTGCCAGAATGCTGGCGCAGGATATCGCGCTGCAAGTGCGTGAAACACTCGCTTTCGAACTTCGTACATGCAATGCTCTGCCTTATGACTTGGCGGCCAAATTGGCGTCTGATGTAGAAAGTGTGGCGTGCCCGTTTCTTGCGTCCACCTTGGCGTTCACTGATATGCAGCTTGCGGGTCTCGTACCGCATCTTGAAGAATATGCTCATATAACGCTCGCACGTCGCCCTGACTTGGGGCCTCAGACATGTCAGGCGATTGTAACGGTGGGTTCTGATAAAACTGCCACATATGTGGTGCGGAATGACCATATCACGCTATCAGATCAAACCTGCGATATTCTGGTTAAGAAACATGCGGAAAACCAAGGTGTGATGGACCATCTTTCCCGCCGCACAGATCTTCCATTGTCTACTGTTGAAATGATCATGCATAAGGTCTCTGCCGAGTGCAGAGCGGCACTTGTGGAGCATTACAGTATTGATCGGTCTGTTGCCGAGGAAGTGACAGGTAATAGCATGTTTGAGGCGATGTGGCGGCAGCTGGAAAAAGCCAGCCCAACACAGGTGCATGCTTATGTTATCGACCTGAAACGTTCTGGCAGACTTACCCATGATCTGGTGAAAGATATCGCTGGCCGTGGTTGTTTGGCCTTTTTGGAAAGCATGCTAGCTCTTGAAACAGGGTTAACATTAGGGGCTGTGCGGGAAGTTCTCTATGCAGGTGATACAAAAGCCTTTGTGGGCCTGATGCAAAAGGCGAAGATCAATAAATCAGCTGCTCAGGATTACCACCGGATCGTTAACGGCCAATAATTATTCTGTTGAAAACAGGTCTAAAAAAGGGCGCTTCGTAGCGCCCCTTTTTGTTTATGCTTCTGTCGCTTCTGGCTTCTTGCCAAGCAGCGCCAAAATTTCATCCTGACGGCGATACATCATGTAAAGTGCGAAAATCAAAACGATCACAGCAGTATTAGCGAGTGTATCATCCACGTGCTCTACACCTGCTTCATCTGTAAAGCGTACTACCCAGCCAAGTGGGCTGAAAAGGTGGAAGAAGATCGCACCAGCCATTGTGCCTGCGGCCAGAATCGCACCGTATAGGCGCAGATTTGGGATAATCAGCAAAATTGAAGCAGCAAGTTCAATCACACCAGTGATTATCGCACCGTACTGAGAGAACCAATCCATACCAAGCCAGGTGCCGATTGTAGTAAAAATATGTCGAGGTTCTGCAGCCTCCAGGATTTCAAATTTGAAAGGTAGACTGCCCCCCAAAATTGCTACCATAAAAATAACTAAAGCCCATTCATGATGTTTCTTAATAAA
This DNA window, taken from Kordiimonas sp. SCSIO 12603, encodes the following:
- a CDS encoding DUF2336 domain-containing protein; amino-acid sequence: MNAGKNALVDVAKLEKMLLAKQVGQFLCGDHNAEERTTVEAAARKLAEDVCRYVRETLAFELRKCDDLAPDLAEKIARDIEPVSSPFLEETNAFSTATLIRLIPQLKEYARAAIARRTDLNEDVQEALIKSSSEQGVTNLVRNDRIEMPEKNCSILVRRFQDNVRVMDQFSARNDLPLIIIEKIVNKVSTHCRNMLVETYSIQNVVADELAENTQFEAMWQKVAGATASQIHGYVTDLRDERRLNHPLTIKVANRGCLTFLESALALEAGLPTGRVKEMLSLEDQAAFVRLMQMANVDKKYAPQYLKIAKANYLPEGKKAA
- a CDS encoding DUF2336 domain-containing protein; this encodes MSLNTVDIVNAATLEKVVLAKRISAFLRDEHSEEERATVENVARMLAQDIALQVRETLAFELRTCNALPYDLAAKLASDVESVACPFLASTLAFTDMQLAGLVPHLEEYAHITLARRPDLGPQTCQAIVTVGSDKTATYVVRNDHITLSDQTCDILVKKHAENQGVMDHLSRRTDLPLSTVEMIMHKVSAECRAALVEHYSIDRSVAEEVTGNSMFEAMWRQLEKASPTQVHAYVIDLKRSGRLTHDLVKDIAGRGCLAFLESMLALETGLTLGAVREVLYAGDTKAFVGLMQKAKINKSAAQDYHRIVNGQ
- a CDS encoding DoxX family protein, encoding MDFIKKHHEWALVIFMVAILGGSLPFKFEILEAAEPRHIFTTIGTWLGMDWFSQYGAIITGVIELAASILLIIPNLRLYGAILAAGTMAGAIFFHLFSPLGWVVRFTDEAGVEHVDDTLANTAVIVLIFALYMMYRRQDEILALLGKKPEATEA